Proteins from a genomic interval of Petrotoga mexicana DSM 14811:
- a CDS encoding D-lyxose/D-mannose family sugar isomerase: MLDKETYEKVRKKSLELFEKAGIALREDEKENIEIVDGGLGNVEELGLEIVTYVNTDRYCAKEMVLLPNQTCPEHKHPPHDGDIGKEETFRCRYGKVFLFVEGEKNTWHVQPPNEYFTAPHEIILNSAEQHTIPPNTLHWFKAGEEGAVISEFSSHSDDATDIFTDPNFKRI; this comes from the coding sequence ATGTTGGACAAAGAAACATATGAAAAAGTGAGAAAGAAAAGTTTAGAACTTTTTGAGAAAGCAGGTATCGCTCTAAGAGAAGATGAAAAGGAAAATATAGAGATCGTTGATGGAGGATTAGGAAATGTCGAAGAACTAGGTCTTGAAATTGTTACCTATGTAAATACCGATAGATACTGTGCTAAAGAAATGGTCCTTTTGCCTAATCAAACATGTCCTGAACATAAGCATCCGCCTCATGATGGAGATATTGGAAAAGAAGAGACCTTCAGGTGCAGATATGGTAAAGTATTTCTTTTCGTTGAGGGAGAAAAGAACACTTGGCATGTACAACCACCAAATGAATATTTCACAGCACCTCATGAAATAATTTTAAACTCAGCAGAACAACACACCATACCTCCAAATACCTTACATTGGTTCAAGGCTGGAGAAGAAGGTGCCGTTATTTCTGAATTTTCTTCTCACAGTGACGATGCAACTGATATATTTACAGATCCAAACTTTAAAAGAATTTGA